Sequence from the Rhizobium sp. TH2 genome:
CCAGTCTCGAGCCGAAGGCCGTCCGTTTCAGCGCTCGCTGGCACATGATCTCGATGGCGCGCTCGGCGAGCCCGATGAAGCGCATGCAATGGTGGATACGTCCCGGCCCGAGCCGGCCCTGCGCGATCTCGAAGCCGCGGCCTTCGCCAAGCAGCATGTTCTCGACCGGCACCCGCACATTCTCGAACACCACTTCGGCGTGGCCGAGCGGCGGATGCTCATAACCATAGACGCGGAGCGGCCGCTCGACCGTCACACCAGGCGTATCCATCGGCACCAGGATCATCGATTGCTGCTTGTGCTTGGCAGCATCAGGATCGCTCTTGCCCATCACGATCGCGACCTTGCAGGCCGAGTTCATCGCGCCGGTGATCCACCATTTGCGGCCGTTGACCACATAGGCGTCCCCGTCGCGAATGATGGCCGTCTCGATATTGGTGGCGTCGGAGGAGGCCACCCTGGGCTCGGTCATCGCAAAGCAGGAGCGGATTTCGCCCTCGAGCAGCGGCTTCAGCCAGCGCGCCTTCTGCGCCTCGGTGCCATACATGGAGAGGATCTCCATGTTGCCGACATCCGGCGCGTTGCAATTGAATATTTCCGGCGCCGCCAGCGATCGGCCCAGTATTTCGCAGAGATGGGTATATTCGTAATTGGAGAGGCCCTGGCCCTCCGGGCCGTGACTGTAGAACAGGTTCCACAGGCCTTCGGCTCTCGCCTTCTTCTTCAGTTCCGCCGTCAGCGGATGGGGGGTGAAGCGGCTCTCGCCGCGCTTGTGCTCGTCGAGAAGTTCCCGCTCATTGGGATAGACATGCACCTGCATGAAGGCTGTGAGCTTTTCCTTCAACGCCGCCGTCTTGTCCGATAGTTCCACAAACATTGTCTCTCTCCCACACGCTCAGCCGCGCTGGCCGATTTTTTCACGCTTGACGACGATGCCCGCCTTCTCGCGGTCCCAGGTATCCGGCGTGATGCCCTCGGCGCGCAGCTTGACCTTCTCGATCTTCGCCGTCGGCGTGCGCGGCAGCGCCTCGACCACGCGGACGTATCGCGGCACCATGAAGTGCGCCATGCGCGGCCTGAGGAACTCGATCAACTCGACCGGATCGAACGCCTCGCCCGGCTTGATCGCGATGATGGCCATCACCTCGTCCTCGGCGACGTCGCTTTTGACCGGAATGGCGGCAGCCTCCCGCACGCAAGGGAAAGCCAGTACTTCGGATTCCACTTCGAAGGACGAGATGTTCTCGCCCCGGCGGCGGATCGCGTCCTTGAGCCGGTCGACGAAGAAGAAATCGCCCTCGGCATCCCTACGGAAGCCGTCGCCGGTATGGAACCAGCCATTGCGCCAGGCATTTGCGGTCGCGACGGGGTCGCCTGCATAGCCGTGGTTCATCGCCCATGGGCATTCGGTACGCACCACGAGTTCGCCGACGCTACCCGCCGGCACTTCGCAGTCATTCTCGTCGACCAGCCTGATCTCGACGCCATGTCGCGGCCGGCCGGCACTGCCGAGCGCCGTCGGGTTCGGTTGCGACACGATCGGCATGGAAATCTCGGTCATGTTGAAATGCGTGTGCACTTCGGTGCCGAACCGCTCGTGGAAACGCGGCGCGGTCTCGTTGAGCGGCACATAGGTGCAGGTCCTGAGCGGATGGTTGCGATCATCGGGGCCGGGCGGTTGCTTGAGCAGGAACCCGCCCATCACGCCGAGCAGGATCACGGTGGTGATCTCACGGCTCCTGATCGTCGGCCAGAAATCCTCGGTCGAAAACGAGTCCACCATGGCAATCGAGCCGCCATGGATCAGCATCGCCGTCACCGGCATCACGCCGCCGGAATGGAACATCGGCAGGTTGACCATGTAGCGGTCGTCCTGCCTGAGGAACGGCGCGCTGATGGCCATGGAATAGAGATGCATGTAGGATGACATCACGCCCTTCGAGGGCCCTGTCGTGCCGGAGGTGAAGATGATCGACTGCATGTCCCAGGGCGCGATCGAGTGCTCCAGGTCCGGCGGCGTGTCGTTGTCCGAAATGAGTGCCTCCGGCCCATGAACGGCGATCCCGTCGATCTCGGTCGGGCCGCCGCCTAGGATCACCGCCTCGCGCAAAGCCTTGCGATTGACATCGGCCAGCCGTGGAAAGAGATCGGCATGCGCCACCGCCAGCCCGGCTTCCGACAGTCCCACAACGTGCTCAAGCAGCGTGCCGCGATAGGAGAGGTTGATCGGCACGAAGACGGCGCCGAGATAGTTCAGCCCGAACCACACGCGTAGGCAATCGGCGCTGTTGGGCAGCCACACCATCACGCGCTCGCCCTGTTTCACACCCAGCGCCCGAAATGCATTGGCGGTGCGGATCGCGATCAACCGCGCCTCGCGATAGGTCCATTCCTCGCCATCCGCGAAGGTGGCGAAGATCTTGTCGGGCTGCTCCCGCGCCCAGAAATCGAGCATGTATCGCTGGACGCATCTTTCCGGCGCAGGCATGCGCGGATCGAGATGGTGTTCCATGGCTTCCTCCTGCCCAATGGGCATAAACACGCTATGTCAGTCCGCCGCCTTGCCCTTGGCGATCTCCGCGAAAAGCGGTTTCTTTGTCAGTTTCATCTGCTCAGCCGCATCGTCATGCATGTGCTTTCGAAGCAGCGGCCGCGCGGTGATCGCCGCATCGGTTTGCTTCGAGAATGCCCAGCTAACCAGGTCCGATATCTCGCCGTCGAGCCGGTCGCGCTCGGTGATGAGATCATTCGATGACGGGTCGTCGCCAGTCTTATCTGCATGGGGGAATTCCGCCGTCGTCCCTTTCAACGATGTGACCTGTCTGATGACCTTACGCCGCGCCTCGACCGCCTTCATCAAGGGTGCCCTTTGCCATTCCAGCCGCGGCGCGATGTTGTTGAGTAGATCGATCACACCGATCGCCTGGCCGCGTGCATAGTCATCCGTGACATTGGGGATGACATCGATCCTAAGCGTCGCGATGATGCCTTCGACGAGACGGTCGAGCGAGTTGTTCATGCCGCCCGCTCCAGTGCCGTTTCGAGCTGCAGCAGCATGCGCGGCACCTGCGCGCCCATGCCGGCCATCCGCAGGTCATTGAACCCGCGCGCCTCGTAGCAATGGGTGGCGCCGAGATGCATCACGGCAAGCTTGAAGGTGCCGAACGCTTCCCAGTAGCGCACGGCCGCCGCATCGAGATGGATGCCGGTCAGCGCCTCGTAGCGCTCATAGAGCTCATCGCGGGTGAAGAGATGGCACATATAGGGCGACCGGCCGCGCCATGCCTGCAGGCAGATCCAGCCGAGATCCTCCAGCGGATCGCCGAGATGGACAAGCTCCCAATCCAGGATCGATGTGATGCGCCCCTTGTGTTCGAGAAAATTGCCGATCCGGTAATCGCCGTGAACCACCGATATCCTCGGTGCAACCGGCGCGTTCTGCCGGAGCCAGATTGCCGCCCATTCGAGCATCGGAAAGCGCCGCTCCGACCATTCATGCATGCGCCCGACCCAGTAATCGATCTGGGAATGGGCGGTTTGGGTTGTATCCGTAACGCCCTCGACAGCCATTTCAAGCTTCCCGCGCCAGTCGAAATTGTGCAGCGATGCCAGCGCGCCAAGGAATTGCTCGCCGATACGCACGCGCTCGTCGGCGCCGAAGGCATCGCCCCCATCCGTCGTCCAGGGGATCGGCACGTCGCCGGGCACGAGATCGCAGATGAAGAACGGCGCCCCGAATGTATCGTGCGCATCCGAAAACCAATGGATCTTGGGTACAGGCACGCCATTGCCCGCGAGATGCCGCAGCGTGATCGACTCCGGCGACGCCTTGTACGGAGAAAAGATGCCGTTTGGCGGGCCGACGCGAAGAATGAGATTCTGGACCTTGTTCCCGATCGAGAGTTCAAAGCCATAGGTGACCCAGGAAAAGCCCACCGTATAACGACGCAACGCTCCGACCTCTGCCTTCGCATCCGCGTTCAGGCGCAGGAATTCGGTCAACCGGGCACGCACGCGCTCGACATCGAACGGATCGAAGACCGGAGCCTCGTGATTGCCTTCGCCCTTGATCGAAGCCACGCTGCCGGACATCACGCGGCCCTCGCCAAGGCGTCGCGATCCGCTGCAATTTCCGCGCGGCATGACACAATGTCATAAGAGCCTGCGCCGGCACGGCGCATGTCAGAACGATGCAATGACTCACTCCCATTCCGTCTCGGGTTCGCCCCCGAGGCTCAAGATCGGTCCGGTTGCCCGGCGATCACTCCCACCCTCACGCTATGACGACTTGCATCGCGTGTAAAGAAAAAATGAATCATGAGTCATAATTCATTTTATTGACATCGCGATGAGCCCCCGCTAGAGGTTCCTCATGTCAACGATCGCTGAAAACCGGGGCAAGCAGGATAGCGCCCGCAGGCTCAATCGCGCGGAGAAATCCGAGGCGACCCGCAATCGGCTGTTCACGGCGGCCATCGGCATTGTCGGCGAATTCGGCTATGCTGGCACGTCCGTCGCCCGGATCACCGAGCGCGCCGGCGTCGCCCAGGGCACGTTCTACAATTATTTCGAATCCCGCCAGGATCTTCTAGACCAACTCCTGCCATCGATCAGCGTGACCCTGCTTGCCCATGTCAAGGAGAAGGTCGCCGAGGCCGAGGATTCTCCCGTTGCCCGCGAGCGGGCGAGGATCACCGGTTTCTTCGAGTTCCTCGAACAGACACCGCATCTCTTCAAGATTCTGCACGAAGGCGAGATCCAGGCGCCCGAAGGCTTCCGCCGCCACATCGCGCTGCAGACCGTGAGTTTCGAGCGGGCGATGGAGCACGAGTTCGAACAGGGCCACCTGCCCGACATCGCGAGAGAAGAGATCCCGGCGATCTCGCAGATATTACTCGGCGCCCGCCAATGGCTCAGCACCCGGTTCTGCATCAAGGACGGCGAAGTGATTCAGCCGCCGCCGGAGGTGATCGACACCTATATGAACCTCACGATCCGGGGCATTTTCTCCGGAAAATCAGCCTGACACTCTAGCGATCGATCTTCCCGATCAGATAATCCAGCTTGGTCAGTACCTCTTTCATCGGCTCCGTTCGCTCCGGCTCGATAATAAGCCCCCGGTAGACCATGTCGGCGAGCTTGTCGGCCGTGTCGTTCTCGTTGAAATCGCCTTCATTGCGCAGGAAAGCCCAGGTGCGGTGCTCGATGCAGCCATAAATCAGGTCACGAACGAAGGAGGGTGACACATCGGTGCGGAACTCGCCGCGCTCGATCGCCTCCTTCACCACCTCGGTCACCCGGTGCGTATAAGACTGGTTGAGATGAAAGAGCTTGGAATTGCGGTATTCTGGATCGAGCCTGAGTTCCTGCAGCACCAGCCGGGCCAGCGCCGGCTCGCGCTTGATCGACAGCAGGTGGTGATAGATGATGAAGCGCAGCTTGTTCCAGGTGCCCTTGATGCTGGCAAGCTGCTCGTCGTCCCGCAGCAGCGTCTCCTCGTACCAGTTCTCGACGACCCGGATCAGCAGATCGCGCTTGTTCTGGAAGAAGCGGTAGATGCTGCCCTCGACGACACCAGCCTTGAGCGCGATGTCGGTGATCGAGGCATCGGCATAGCCGTTCTCCGAGAACACCTGCCGGGCGGCGGCCATGATATCCTCGATGCGGCGCGTTGCGGGCAGCCGGTTGACCTGACGCCTGACCCGCCTCTGGCCACTCACCTCTAGTTTTGCCATTCCCCAAGCGCCCCGATCATTCCGCGGAAACCCGCCGCTTACGTCTCTCCATATTGAACAGTCAAGCGATGAGTTTCAACTGGCGCCTTCACATTGGCGGGATGGCGGCCGAGTCGTGCCCCGGCCGCCATATTTTCTAACGAGATGCCGACATCCGCAGCAGCTTGCAGAGATTGACCAACGCCGGGTCGTAGCCGTCCGAACTCACCGAGTTGCAGCGCCTCATCAGGGATTTCTTCTCATGGCTCGACATGGCGTTGAACGCCTGCCGCTGAGCGCTCGTCAGGGCGCGATCGGGCCTCGCATTGTCATCTCCATCGGTGACGTTGGAGGTGGGCCGGATATTGCTGTCGTCGTCCTCAGGAAGGCCGAGACCGACATCCACATTGGCATTCATCCCGTCGTCGCTACCGATGGAGGTATCCACGTCGGCGGTGATGCTATCGTCGCCACCGATCGAGACATCGACATCGCCGGTGATGCCATTATTGGAGCCGACGTCGACATCAGCGTTAGCGTCGATACCCTTACTGTCCCCAACAGAAACATCGACATCGGCATCCAGACCGTTCTTCACGCCGAGACCGACATCGGCGTTGATACCCTGGTCTCCACCAATGGAAACTCCGACGCCAAGGCCCTTGTCTTTCGCCGATACTTGTCCGGCGGCGAGTAGAACACACGACGCCATCAACAACACATGTACTGAGTTACGCATGACTGAAGTCCTTTCGTTTATTCGCCAAGGCTAAAATAAGAAAAGCGCCAATACGTTGCATCCAAGCATGCCGCATATGACATCACGACTAACGAGAGATTTACTGACGGCGCGCCCGGCGCCCTGTTTCGGAGCAATCGGAGTCAGCTTGTGTCGGCGGAACTACATCGCGCTGAAATGCCGGATCATGCGTTCGGCGTCCGGTGCCACACTCGTGAAGAGCTCGAATGCGCCGACTGCCTGGAACACGGCCATGCCGCCGCCATTGAGAATGCGGCATCCGCGCGCAGCCGCGGCGGCAAGCAGTTCCGTTTCAAGCGGGAAATAGATGATCTCGGCGACCCAGAGCCTCGCTGACAGGAGACCGGGATCGAACGGCGTTCCGGGGTGTGAGGCCATGCCGATCGGCGTCGCCTGCACAACGCCGCTGGCGTTCGCCAAGGCTGCATCGAGGTCTTTGCCGGCTGCGAAAACGCAATCCTGGTGGACAGGAGCCAACCGGTCCATCACGGCCGACACACGCGCCGGATCGACGTCGAATATAGTAACCTTGGCTGTGCCCATGCGGGCCAGCGCATGCGCCACCGCAACCCCGGCGCCGCCGGCGCCGATGAGCACAGCGTGGCTCAGGTCGGCACCCGGCAGACCTCGGCGGAAGCTCTCCTGAAAGCCCCACCAATCTGTGTTATGCCCCTGACGCTTGCCGTTCTTGAAAGTAATCGTGTTGATCGATTGCAGCACGGCCGCATCGTCGGAGAGCTCGTCCACATGGGCGATTGCCGCCTGCTTGCAGGGATGGGTGATGTTGAGGCCGGCGACGCCTTGTGCTTCCGCCCCGGCTATCAGGGTGCCAAGCGCCTCAGGACCGACGCCGAGCACGTCGAGGTCGATAAGGTCATAGCGATAATCGATGCCGTGCTGGCGGCCTTCCTCCATATGCAGCGCGGGCGTGCGGGACAGGCCGATGCCGCTCCCGATCAAGCCCGCGCGGACCACGCGCGTCATTGTTTTCGCAGATGACTGCAAAGCTCCACCCGGTTCCAGTCATTTGAATGGCGCCGGCAACACTATGTCCACCGACGCTTTCAAAATGTACGAACTGGTTCGTAATGTCAATTAGCTGATCAAGGAGCCAGCCTAACCGCCGGACTTGAGGTAGGAGAGGACCATGTCTGAAATGATCAGCCTGTGCCGCGCCTTGAGCGTGCCTTCCATCAGGTCGCGGCTGAAGATGGCTCCGAATGTGTGACGGTTCGAGACGCGGAAGAAGCAGAGCGCCGAGATCATCTGGTGCAAGTCCACGGGATCGATGCGCCGCCGGAAAGCGCCGTCATGATAGCCGCGTTCGAGGATAGCAGACAGGATCGCAATGATCCCGGAATTGGCCCGCTGCAGGACATCGGTATTCTTCAGGTGTTCAGCGCGATGGATGTTCTCGATGCTGACGAGCTGGATGAAATCGGGATTGGCATCGTCGTGGTCGAAAGTCGAACCAACAAGCGTCCGCATCGCATCCTCGGGGGAGAGATCCTCGAGCTTGAGCCGCGTCTCCAGCGAGCGGATCTTCTGGTAGGCACGTTCGAGGACGGCCAGATAGAGGCCTTCCTTGCTGCCGAAATAGTAATAGATCATCCGCTTCGAGGTCTTGGTCCGCTCGGCGATCTGGTCGACACGCGCGCCCGAGAAGCCCGAATTGACGAACTCTTCCGTCGCCACCGCGATGATGTTCTCCTTCGTGCCGTCGGGATCGTTCTTCCGCGCGACGCGTGTTTCGGCAGTCTGCATTTCCAGGACCTTTTCCCATCCGTTCCGTTTCAGGGCGTAAGCCAAATATCCGATATCGGCAAGTCAACCCGCCGGCACGCCTTCCGGCCGGATATAGCGCTTTTGCGCCGCGATGCGGAAGATCGCGTTCGGCGCGCCATAACCGCGATAGCCCCGGCGCTCGACGATCTCGAAGAAGAAGCCTTCACCATAGACCGGGCTGTAGAGCTGGAAATATTCGCCATGCTCGTCGCGATCGTAGAGGATATTGGCGGCACACAGACGCTCGGCGAAATCGGGTTCCAGCCCGAAGCGGGCCTCGACGTCATCGTAGTAGTTGCGGGTGATGTGAAGCGGCGTGAAGCCGTTGGTGGCAAGGCTCTCCGCTGTCCGAAAGATGTCCGGCGTCGAGAAGGCCACGTGCTGGATCGAGGAACCGAAGCTTTCGGCGAGAAAGTGGCCCGCCAGCGTCTTGCGATTCTCCGCACCGTTGAGCGTCACGCGGAACGAGCCATTGCCGTTTTCGACGACCTGGCTGCGGACGATGCCCGAGGGGTCGATGATGTCGACAACAGGCGTCTTCCTGACATCGAGCAGCGAATTGTAGAACAGGACGGTCGTCAGCAGATCGTCGTAACTCACGGTTTGCGCGATATGGTCGATGTGCTCGAGCCCGGCGGATTTGACCGGGCCATCGTCCTCGATAGCCGAGAACTCCCGCGTCCAGACCGATGCGAGCGGCGTGCTGGCATCGAGAAAATAGCAGATCCCACCGCCGGGACCATGGATCGCCGGTATCGTCGTCTCCCCCTCCGGCACCGGCTGCATGAAGCGCTCCGAGCCGAGTGCGGCGGCGCGATCCACGGCATCGGCCGCATTCTCGACCTCCAGCCCGAAGGCATAGGCGGATGTGCCGTGAAGATGGAAGGCGGCACTGGCAAAGCCCTTGTCTTCGCTATTGACCACCAGCCTGATCTCGCCCTGTTGGTAGAGATCGACCTTCTTCGACTTGTGCCGGCCAGACCTGCGGAACCCGAGCGTGTGGAGCATCTCGATGAGTTCCGGGCTTTCCGACATGTCGGCGGTGAATTCCACGAAGGCGACGCCTTTCACCACCACTCGGTCGGGCATGTCAGGAACGGTCAGCGCTATGTCCGGTTCGGCGCGCTTGACCTGGTCGCCAAGATGGATCAGCGAGCGCCTGCCATCGCCAGCAATCGCGCGGGTCGAACCGCCGCGGAACTGGTCGTTGAAGATTTCGAGCGAGAGGTAGCCATCGTAACCGGTGGCGGCGACCGCGCGGGTGAACCCGGTCACGTCAAGGTCGCCCTCGCCGGGCATGTTGCGGAAATGGCGGCTCCAATAGAGCAGGTCCATGTCGATCAGCGGCGCATCGGCCAACTGGACGATGAAGATCTTCTCCTTCGGGATCGATCTGATCGAATTGACCTCGATCTTGCGGGCGAGCGTGTGGAAACTGTCGAGAATCAGGCCGACATTCGGATGGTCGGCGCGGCGGACGATCTCCCAGGCATCCCGGTGGTCGCTGATGTGCCGGCCCCAGGCAAGCGCCTCGTAGCCGACGCGCAAGCCACGCTTTGCAGCCCGCTCGCCCAGTTCATGGAAATCGGCTGCTGCCCGGTCCAGTCCGCCGAGCGAGACCGGCGAGACATTGGAGCAGACGAGCACGAGGTCTGCTCCCAGCTCCTGCATCACGTCGAATTTGCGCTCGGCCCGATCAAAGGTCCGCCCGCGCTGTGGTTCGGGCATGCCTTCGAAATCACGGAACGGCTGGAAGAGCGTGATCTCCAGGCCGTGATCCCGGACCATCCGGCCGACGTCGCTCGGCGAGCTGTCGGAGGCGAGCAGGTCGTTCTCGAAGATCTCCACGCCGTCGAACCCCGCCTCCGCGATGGCGCGCAGCTTGGCGTC
This genomic interval carries:
- a CDS encoding shikimate dehydrogenase, which encodes MTRVVRAGLIGSGIGLSRTPALHMEEGRQHGIDYRYDLIDLDVLGVGPEALGTLIAGAEAQGVAGLNITHPCKQAAIAHVDELSDDAAVLQSINTITFKNGKRQGHNTDWWGFQESFRRGLPGADLSHAVLIGAGGAGVAVAHALARMGTAKVTIFDVDPARVSAVMDRLAPVHQDCVFAAGKDLDAALANASGVVQATPIGMASHPGTPFDPGLLSARLWVAEIIYFPLETELLAAAAARGCRILNGGGMAVFQAVGAFELFTSVAPDAERMIRHFSAM
- a CDS encoding AMP-binding protein, with the protein product MEHHLDPRMPAPERCVQRYMLDFWAREQPDKIFATFADGEEWTYREARLIAIRTANAFRALGVKQGERVMVWLPNSADCLRVWFGLNYLGAVFVPINLSYRGTLLEHVVGLSEAGLAVAHADLFPRLADVNRKALREAVILGGGPTEIDGIAVHGPEALISDNDTPPDLEHSIAPWDMQSIIFTSGTTGPSKGVMSSYMHLYSMAISAPFLRQDDRYMVNLPMFHSGGVMPVTAMLIHGGSIAMVDSFSTEDFWPTIRSREITTVILLGVMGGFLLKQPPGPDDRNHPLRTCTYVPLNETAPRFHERFGTEVHTHFNMTEISMPIVSQPNPTALGSAGRPRHGVEIRLVDENDCEVPAGSVGELVVRTECPWAMNHGYAGDPVATANAWRNGWFHTGDGFRRDAEGDFFFVDRLKDAIRRRGENISSFEVESEVLAFPCVREAAAIPVKSDVAEDEVMAIIAIKPGEAFDPVELIEFLRPRMAHFMVPRYVRVVEALPRTPTAKIEKVKLRAEGITPDTWDREKAGIVVKREKIGQRG
- a CDS encoding phosphotransferase family protein codes for the protein MSGSVASIKGEGNHEAPVFDPFDVERVRARLTEFLRLNADAKAEVGALRRYTVGFSWVTYGFELSIGNKVQNLILRVGPPNGIFSPYKASPESITLRHLAGNGVPVPKIHWFSDAHDTFGAPFFICDLVPGDVPIPWTTDGGDAFGADERVRIGEQFLGALASLHNFDWRGKLEMAVEGVTDTTQTAHSQIDYWVGRMHEWSERRFPMLEWAAIWLRQNAPVAPRISVVHGDYRIGNFLEHKGRITSILDWELVHLGDPLEDLGWICLQAWRGRSPYMCHLFTRDELYERYEALTGIHLDAAAVRYWEAFGTFKLAVMHLGATHCYEARGFNDLRMAGMGAQVPRMLLQLETALERAA
- a CDS encoding bifunctional sugar phosphate isomerase/epimerase/4-hydroxyphenylpyruvate dioxygenase family protein, which gives rise to MKTSIATVTMSGELDAKLRAIAEAGFDGVEIFENDLLASDSSPSDVGRMVRDHGLEITLFQPFRDFEGMPEPQRGRTFDRAERKFDVMQELGADLVLVCSNVSPVSLGGLDRAAADFHELGERAAKRGLRVGYEALAWGRHISDHRDAWEIVRRADHPNVGLILDSFHTLARKIEVNSIRSIPKEKIFIVQLADAPLIDMDLLYWSRHFRNMPGEGDLDVTGFTRAVAATGYDGYLSLEIFNDQFRGGSTRAIAGDGRRSLIHLGDQVKRAEPDIALTVPDMPDRVVVKGVAFVEFTADMSESPELIEMLHTLGFRRSGRHKSKKVDLYQQGEIRLVVNSEDKGFASAAFHLHGTSAYAFGLEVENAADAVDRAAALGSERFMQPVPEGETTIPAIHGPGGGICYFLDASTPLASVWTREFSAIEDDGPVKSAGLEHIDHIAQTVSYDDLLTTVLFYNSLLDVRKTPVVDIIDPSGIVRSQVVENGNGSFRVTLNGAENRKTLAGHFLAESFGSSIQHVAFSTPDIFRTAESLATNGFTPLHITRNYYDDVEARFGLEPDFAERLCAANILYDRDEHGEYFQLYSPVYGEGFFFEIVERRGYRGYGAPNAIFRIAAQKRYIRPEGVPAG
- a CDS encoding TetR/AcrR family transcriptional regulator, which encodes MAKLEVSGQRRVRRQVNRLPATRRIEDIMAAARQVFSENGYADASITDIALKAGVVEGSIYRFFQNKRDLLIRVVENWYEETLLRDDEQLASIKGTWNKLRFIIYHHLLSIKREPALARLVLQELRLDPEYRNSKLFHLNQSYTHRVTEVVKEAIERGEFRTDVSPSFVRDLIYGCIEHRTWAFLRNEGDFNENDTADKLADMVYRGLIIEPERTEPMKEVLTKLDYLIGKIDR
- a CDS encoding TetR/AcrR family transcriptional regulator, yielding MSTIAENRGKQDSARRLNRAEKSEATRNRLFTAAIGIVGEFGYAGTSVARITERAGVAQGTFYNYFESRQDLLDQLLPSISVTLLAHVKEKVAEAEDSPVARERARITGFFEFLEQTPHLFKILHEGEIQAPEGFRRHIALQTVSFERAMEHEFEQGHLPDIAREEIPAISQILLGARQWLSTRFCIKDGEVIQPPPEVIDTYMNLTIRGIFSGKSA
- a CDS encoding acyl-CoA dehydrogenase family protein, yielding MFVELSDKTAALKEKLTAFMQVHVYPNERELLDEHKRGESRFTPHPLTAELKKKARAEGLWNLFYSHGPEGQGLSNYEYTHLCEILGRSLAAPEIFNCNAPDVGNMEILSMYGTEAQKARWLKPLLEGEIRSCFAMTEPRVASSDATNIETAIIRDGDAYVVNGRKWWITGAMNSACKVAIVMGKSDPDAAKHKQQSMILVPMDTPGVTVERPLRVYGYEHPPLGHAEVVFENVRVPVENMLLGEGRGFEIAQGRLGPGRIHHCMRFIGLAERAIEIMCQRALKRTAFGSRLADMGGLRQVIGQSRCELEQARLVTLKAAWAMDRFGNKAARNDIAVAKIVVPTATGQIIDRAIQAHGGGGLSQDFFLAEAFAETRFLRIGDGPDEVHREALARAELVRHSETL
- a CDS encoding TetR/AcrR family transcriptional regulator, coding for MQTAETRVARKNDPDGTKENIIAVATEEFVNSGFSGARVDQIAERTKTSKRMIYYYFGSKEGLYLAVLERAYQKIRSLETRLKLEDLSPEDAMRTLVGSTFDHDDANPDFIQLVSIENIHRAEHLKNTDVLQRANSGIIAILSAILERGYHDGAFRRRIDPVDLHQMISALCFFRVSNRHTFGAIFSRDLMEGTLKARHRLIISDMVLSYLKSGG